A region of uncultured Fibrobacter sp. DNA encodes the following proteins:
- the fliB gene encoding flagellin lysine-N-methylase, with protein sequence MILRKPDFYDQFKCIASRCTDTCCVSWEIDIDEATQEVYRKVSGVFGDRLRANIEDGHFKLLPHDRCPFLDKDNLCEVYQNLGEDALCDICTEHPRFVEVYGDIMERGLGLCCEEAARLLLEGEGPLAFTSEECDEPEDELDDDDLDIRDQVLGEREWMFEALADQDTPFAEKLYKVFGYTDESPFAPFESTNAMFELLAKLESYGPDWDAALSRIKARIESGEPIVDQGFFTENESARLLTYLIYRHYAKCLFEGREQGKRQFALLFWNLARFFTKELAGSNSAVTPSPRTNTKINAVKILSKQLEYCQEIMEIVEISLDE encoded by the coding sequence ATGATTCTTCGAAAGCCCGATTTTTATGACCAGTTCAAGTGTATCGCCTCGCGGTGCACGGACACTTGTTGCGTTAGCTGGGAAATCGATATTGACGAGGCAACGCAAGAAGTTTACCGGAAGGTATCGGGCGTTTTCGGCGACAGGCTCCGCGCAAACATCGAGGACGGGCATTTTAAATTACTCCCCCACGATCGCTGCCCGTTTTTAGACAAGGACAATCTTTGCGAAGTCTATCAGAATCTGGGCGAAGACGCGCTTTGCGATATTTGCACCGAGCATCCGCGATTTGTCGAGGTCTACGGCGATATAATGGAGCGGGGGCTCGGGCTTTGCTGCGAAGAAGCCGCGCGCTTGCTGCTTGAAGGCGAAGGCCCGCTGGCATTTACTAGCGAAGAATGCGACGAGCCCGAAGATGAATTGGATGACGACGACCTTGATATCCGCGACCAGGTTCTTGGCGAACGCGAATGGATGTTCGAAGCCCTCGCCGACCAAGATACACCTTTCGCCGAGAAGCTTTACAAAGTCTTCGGCTACACAGACGAGAGTCCGTTTGCGCCTTTTGAAAGCACGAACGCCATGTTCGAACTTTTGGCGAAGCTCGAAAGCTACGGCCCGGATTGGGACGCCGCCCTTTCGCGCATCAAGGCCCGAATTGAGTCTGGCGAACCGATTGTAGACCAAGGGTTCTTTACCGAAAACGAAAGTGCGCGACTGCTCACCTACTTGATTTACCGCCATTACGCCAAGTGCCTTTTTGAAGGCCGCGAGCAGGGCAAGCGTCAATTCGCGCTTTTATTCTGGAACCTGGCCCGATTCTTTACCAAGGAACTTGCTGGTTCGAATTCCGCTGTCACACCTAGCCCGCGGACCAACACAAAAATCAACGCGGTCAAGATTCTTTCGAAGCAGCTGGAATACTGTCAAGAAATTATGGAAATCGTCGAGATTTCTCTGGACGAATAA
- a CDS encoding DUF4230 domain-containing protein, whose translation MKLALKIASLVVLLFATVVATALVIKKLASESEGPQITSSYIEHQISEISELATLHHHYRKNANYQDAKVLLKYMPDWRINKSIKELMLIYEGDVKLGYDLKDISINVDPLTKTILIYLPEPKILSHSIDFESIQIFLEKKGWFNDIKFEDFKQFFIAEQKKYEQENGYELKRLAREHAKKIILLYLGSAIKLTDSPENYKKSFIEGWIHPDDGYKIRME comes from the coding sequence GTGAAATTAGCATTGAAAATAGCGTCGCTCGTTGTTCTCCTGTTTGCAACGGTTGTTGCAACGGCTCTAGTCATCAAGAAACTGGCGTCCGAATCCGAAGGTCCCCAGATTACAAGCTCGTATATAGAACATCAAATTAGCGAGATTTCTGAACTTGCGACCCTCCATCACCATTACCGGAAAAATGCGAACTACCAAGATGCCAAGGTCCTCTTGAAGTACATGCCCGATTGGCGAATCAACAAGTCTATCAAGGAACTCATGTTGATATACGAGGGCGATGTCAAACTGGGCTACGACTTGAAAGATATCAGCATCAACGTGGATCCTTTGACAAAGACAATCCTCATTTACCTGCCTGAACCTAAAATCTTGAGCCATAGCATTGACTTCGAAAGTATCCAGATTTTTTTGGAAAAGAAGGGCTGGTTTAACGATATCAAGTTTGAAGATTTTAAACAGTTCTTTATTGCTGAACAAAAAAAGTATGAACAAGAAAACGGCTACGAGCTGAAACGCTTAGCTCGAGAGCACGCTAAAAAGATTATTCTGCTTTATCTCGGTTCTGCCATCAAACTGACGGATTCCCCCGAGAATTACAAGAAGTCGTTCATCGAAGGTTGGATTCACCCCGATGACGGCTACAAAATCAGAATGGAATAA
- a CDS encoding vWA domain-containing protein, translated as MKSKIFLTAGFALSLLCAACSDDSNSLSASDAGKDDGKIAGSQNIETENGATFETKGNPSTYEYGITESYDGVVRMVDAVSATAEPTSVMVPDEYVPVDYAPGGVIDEYNGRTYGLLTASEWNDLDNWSDWTDILKGEFSDKTGYWKFYPTTLAAVKVVDENGNGLANVSVELLINDKVEFATKTDNTGLAYCWVKLFNGATEDAIKSEDFALKVNGKVSEDPVKLTSRANDSLDVNVITSDAKQADAKADVAFIVDATGSMGDEIRFLQSDLSYIIDHAHSDTKVALRTAVLFYRDEDDEYLIQGKDFSTDVANTQAYIAEQYASGGGDFPEAVHTALEASLQNFSWNESARARIAFLILDAPAHHQDDVIESLQKSINLYAKNGIKLIPVAASGIDKDTESMLRFFDIITGGTYVFLTDDSGIGYSHLEASVGDHDIEKLADLMIRLIKKYVE; from the coding sequence ATGAAATCCAAAATCTTTTTAACCGCAGGATTTGCGCTCAGCTTGTTGTGTGCGGCCTGCAGTGACGACAGCAACAGCCTAAGCGCTAGCGACGCTGGCAAGGACGACGGCAAGATTGCCGGAAGCCAAAACATTGAAACCGAAAACGGAGCCACCTTCGAAACCAAAGGCAATCCTTCCACCTACGAATATGGTATTACCGAATCATACGATGGCGTCGTTCGCATGGTTGACGCCGTCTCTGCAACCGCAGAACCGACTTCCGTCATGGTACCGGATGAATACGTTCCTGTAGACTACGCCCCCGGCGGAGTTATTGACGAATATAACGGCAGAACTTACGGTCTACTCACGGCCTCCGAATGGAACGATCTGGACAACTGGAGCGATTGGACAGATATTCTGAAGGGCGAATTTTCCGATAAAACCGGCTACTGGAAATTTTATCCGACAACCCTCGCGGCCGTAAAAGTGGTTGACGAAAACGGCAACGGCCTTGCCAACGTTTCGGTAGAACTTCTTATTAACGACAAGGTGGAATTCGCCACCAAGACCGACAATACCGGCCTCGCCTACTGCTGGGTAAAATTATTCAACGGAGCAACCGAAGATGCAATCAAATCCGAAGATTTCGCTTTGAAGGTCAACGGCAAAGTATCCGAAGACCCCGTCAAACTCACCTCCAGAGCCAACGATTCGCTTGATGTAAACGTCATCACCAGCGACGCCAAGCAAGCCGACGCCAAAGCTGACGTCGCCTTTATCGTTGACGCCACTGGTTCTATGGGCGACGAAATCCGCTTTCTCCAATCGGACCTAAGCTATATCATAGACCACGCCCACTCGGACACCAAGGTTGCATTGCGTACGGCAGTTCTATTCTACCGCGACGAGGACGATGAATACCTCATCCAGGGCAAGGACTTTTCCACCGACGTCGCTAACACCCAGGCATACATCGCAGAACAGTATGCAAGTGGTGGCGGAGACTTCCCCGAAGCCGTGCATACCGCACTCGAAGCCTCGTTACAGAATTTTTCTTGGAACGAATCCGCTCGCGCCCGCATAGCCTTCTTGATTCTTGACGCCCCCGCGCATCACCAGGACGACGTTATCGAAAGTCTTCAAAAATCAATAAACCTCTACGCCAAGAATGGAATCAAGCTTATTCCCGTAGCGGCAAGCGGTATTGACAAAGATACGGAATCCATGTTACGATTCTTCGACATTATCACGGGCGGCACCTACGTCTTCCTCACTGACGACAGCGGCATCGGCTATTCCCATCTTGAAGCATCCGTTGGCGATCACGACATAGAAAAGCTCGCCGACCTGATGATTCGACTGATCAAGAAATACGTGGAATAA
- a CDS encoding DUF4421 family protein — MKCVLKIFLFALVFAGFAFAESQDSDEPSVSKFRERFSLRFLCDYNFVAIWNSAYNNSMLNSNRPVDVGIGVGYDSLFTTFGISWDVSADFKYSLPFTTSKEKSDTQAFETGLDFFPGNWWLAAKLRFYSGFTTEVERDGEKEQEFIDLWFADMYFSMLWMATAKEIFAPRSAYFLDRRQKKSAGSLIIGGRLQRNIAEDNDGVLGYENDKRDITSIWGDVGYTYTFVFSNGYFWNLWGIVGIAYGRERIDDGNLLLPESDIKTALGYIGEKWAWNIVLKCGYSAIAFGEHLEQKYVSAFEILVVRRF; from the coding sequence ATGAAGTGCGTCCTGAAAATATTCCTGTTTGCCCTGGTGTTCGCAGGGTTTGCCTTTGCCGAATCGCAAGACAGCGACGAGCCCTCGGTTTCCAAGTTCCGTGAACGGTTCTCGCTGCGTTTCTTGTGCGATTACAATTTCGTGGCCATCTGGAATTCCGCCTACAACAACTCGATGCTCAATTCGAACCGCCCGGTCGATGTGGGCATCGGCGTCGGTTACGACAGTCTGTTTACCACATTCGGAATTTCGTGGGACGTGTCCGCCGATTTCAAGTACAGCCTCCCTTTTACCACTTCAAAAGAAAAATCGGACACCCAGGCTTTCGAGACGGGACTTGACTTTTTCCCGGGAAACTGGTGGCTTGCGGCAAAGCTCCGCTTTTACAGCGGCTTTACCACGGAAGTCGAACGCGACGGCGAAAAGGAGCAGGAATTCATAGACCTCTGGTTTGCGGACATGTATTTTTCGATGCTCTGGATGGCGACCGCAAAAGAAATTTTCGCCCCCAGGAGCGCCTACTTTTTGGACAGGCGTCAAAAGAAATCTGCCGGGAGTTTGATTATCGGCGGGCGCCTGCAACGAAACATTGCCGAAGACAACGACGGGGTTCTCGGCTACGAAAACGACAAGCGAGACATCACCTCCATCTGGGGTGACGTCGGGTACACCTACACCTTCGTTTTCAGCAACGGGTATTTCTGGAACCTCTGGGGCATTGTCGGTATCGCATACGGCCGCGAACGCATTGACGACGGCAACCTGCTATTGCCCGAATCGGACATAAAGACCGCTTTGGGCTACATCGGGGAAAAATGGGCATGGAACATCGTTCTTAAATGCGGATACTCCGCCATTGCGTTTGGCGAACATCTGGAGCAAAAATACGTGTCAGCCTTCGAAATCCTTGTGGTGCGCAGGTTCTAG
- a CDS encoding GNAT family N-acetyltransferase: MIIAINKDEPWWEKTHAFANDCPWLPGRRLAERMSKNDFLDWEKIFIAVHGEDAVGFCVLEENGNIPPKFNCSPFINLVYVSEKFRGERLSKSLIDAALDYAQRLGYKKVYLKSEHHGLYEKYGFKKIADFEPTVGLANQLFEIEISI; encoded by the coding sequence ATGATAATCGCGATCAACAAAGATGAACCATGGTGGGAAAAGACGCACGCTTTCGCGAATGATTGCCCATGGCTGCCGGGGCGTCGTTTAGCCGAGCGAATGTCAAAAAACGATTTTCTAGACTGGGAAAAAATTTTCATTGCTGTACACGGTGAAGATGCTGTCGGCTTTTGCGTTCTCGAGGAGAACGGGAACATTCCTCCAAAATTCAATTGCAGCCCCTTTATTAACCTCGTTTACGTTAGCGAAAAATTCCGGGGAGAGCGGCTATCCAAAAGCTTAATTGACGCAGCGCTTGATTACGCCCAAAGGCTCGGCTACAAAAAAGTTTATCTCAAAAGCGAGCACCACGGCCTATACGAAAAATACGGGTTCAAGAAGATTGCCGATTTCGAACCAACGGTCGGGCTTGCGAACCAACTGTTTGAAATCGAAATTTCAATTTAA
- a CDS encoding GNAT family N-acetyltransferase, with product MLQFFEVTKKSPWFSQVKALYESAFPANERIPIKHLLDNKIKREFWAFFDGDTFCGFSNSISHGDITNIVYFAVMPELRSRGYGSQILQAIRKQHPDTRIVVDIEVEEDSKDDEELERRNRRREFYLRNGFDAAPVEYHWQGEHYRLLSAGGTVTEKEFRDFWKEVLKDIPGAKYP from the coding sequence ATGCTCCAGTTTTTCGAAGTCACAAAGAAATCTCCGTGGTTTTCGCAGGTCAAGGCGCTGTATGAATCGGCGTTCCCGGCGAACGAACGAATTCCCATAAAGCATTTACTCGACAACAAAATCAAGCGGGAATTTTGGGCGTTTTTCGATGGAGATACGTTCTGCGGGTTTTCAAATTCCATTTCGCACGGAGACATTACGAACATCGTCTATTTTGCGGTTATGCCAGAACTGCGCAGCCGCGGGTACGGCTCGCAAATTTTGCAGGCCATCCGCAAGCAGCACCCCGACACGCGCATTGTCGTCGATATCGAAGTCGAAGAAGATTCCAAGGACGACGAGGAACTTGAACGCCGGAACCGTCGGCGCGAATTTTACTTGCGCAACGGCTTTGACGCAGCGCCTGTCGAATACCATTGGCAGGGCGAACACTACCGCCTACTCTCTGCAGGCGGCACCGTCACCGAAAAGGAATTCCGCGATTTCTGGAAAGAAGTTTTGAAGGATATTCCCGGAGCGAAGTACCCGTAA